A stretch of bacterium DNA encodes these proteins:
- a CDS encoding PAS domain-containing sensor histidine kinase → MNNMPNIEEEYAKVLDASPLIFWANDQNNQCIYGNKAGLDFLGRSFEELSGEQWLDFVHPEDLDGILKTTMIRLCSRPTQRDEFRARLKNGKWAWMLQIAAPRFNPAGTFLGYTGSLIDVTEQKSREEALKKKQSHLEAEIVKISEWERSRIGRDLHDSLTQMLLGISLKSMLLGRKLQKKDLPEFYTAQEVAREIDQAISATRKLSQSLFPVALTKMDFLDALRDMSEQVRTLLGAELRIGLPEGSQSYDPEVAIHLYRIVQEAVTNAIRHGRARRIEVAFRISGTGRNCLEIRDDGTGGDPKSRSSGLGLHIMEYRARAIGGEIEIGPGKKGFTVRCHYPAGGKPDEKA, encoded by the coding sequence ATGAACAACATGCCAAATATCGAGGAAGAGTACGCCAAGGTCCTCGACGCTTCCCCTCTTATATTTTGGGCCAACGACCAAAACAACCAATGCATCTACGGCAATAAGGCCGGCCTCGATTTCCTCGGCCGCTCCTTCGAGGAGTTATCGGGCGAGCAGTGGCTGGACTTCGTTCATCCCGAGGACCTCGACGGAATCCTGAAAACCACCATGATACGCCTGTGCTCCCGGCCGACTCAACGCGACGAATTCCGTGCCCGGCTCAAGAATGGGAAATGGGCCTGGATGCTACAAATCGCTGCGCCGCGCTTCAATCCGGCTGGAACCTTTCTCGGCTATACCGGCTCCTTGATCGATGTCACCGAGCAAAAGTCCCGCGAGGAAGCCCTCAAGAAAAAGCAGAGTCACCTCGAAGCCGAGATCGTCAAGATCAGCGAATGGGAAAGATCCAGGATCGGCCGGGATCTCCACGACAGCCTGACCCAAATGCTGCTGGGGATTTCGCTGAAGTCGATGCTCCTTGGCCGAAAGCTCCAGAAGAAAGATTTGCCGGAATTCTACACGGCCCAGGAAGTGGCGCGGGAAATCGACCAGGCCATCAGCGCAACTCGCAAGCTCTCCCAATCGCTTTTTCCGGTCGCCTTGACCAAGATGGATTTCCTCGACGCATTGCGCGACATGTCCGAGCAAGTTCGTACGCTCCTGGGCGCCGAGCTTCGGATCGGCCTACCGGAAGGCAGCCAGTCCTACGATCCCGAAGTCGCTATCCACCTCTATCGGATCGTTCAAGAGGCCGTGACCAACGCCATCCGGCACGGGCGGGCACGGCGCATCGAAGTCGCCTTCAGGATTTCGGGGACTGGCCGAAACTGCCTGGAAATCCGAGACGACGGCACCGGCGGCGATCCCAAGTCGCGAAGCTCCGGCCTCGGCCTTCACATCATGGAATATCGGGCCAGGGCCATCGGCGGCGAAATCGAGATTGGCCCCGGCAAAAAAGGATTCACGGTCCGCTGCCACTA